The Phalacrocorax carbo chromosome 28, bPhaCar2.1, whole genome shotgun sequence genome segment ATTCTTCTACCCTCATAGCTCTTCTGTTTCCACCTTCCTCTCTCAACAGGTTGTGGCAGACCCTGGCTCTCGCCACTGGTTGTACAGCACTCGCCACGGTGGGTGTCTGGACTGCGGTGAGTGCTCTAGGCGTTACCTAAGCACAAATGTTATGCAACAGAAAAACCAAATCAATTGAGGCTTCCTAATCACCTCTCTGTGGACGTGTCATTTGACTCCAAAACTCCTTTAAAACTCATTAAAAGGTTCTGTGCAAGCAACCATTTCCTTTGCTCCTGCTCCCAAATCAGATGGAACAATCTTCTGGGAAATAAGAAATGCAGGTGGAAAAAAGGGCACTCAGATAAGATTTTCCCTTAAACTTTCTCTGTAGCATCCTTCTGATGATATGATTCTTCCATTATAGTTAATCCTTCATTTGAACACAGAAActtagatatttaaaagaccGAGACCATTAGCGGGGAGCAGACACTTCATTTCCAGGTGAACATAAGATTGTGCCGTAGGAAGAGAAACAGACATCCTTCCTCCCTGAACACCTGAACATTTATACGACTGTTATAACAGTTTGGGAGAAAATTGCCGTTCAGCGTCAGGAAATGTAGGAGGCCCACAGCTCTTGCTCTGCGCTCTATGCCTCAGAGTATTCCTCAGAGATCAGGACACAGTTTTAttcataatgtaaaaaaaaatctaaggaaAGCTAGAGTTCCATTCTGAAATATTGGGGAATCGAAGCAAATATCTGCAATAGTCGGAAGGCAGAGATAAAATAAATGAcggttttatttattttttttttcacaaccACAGCTAGTTCCtctttttcagatttaattGCGTTCAGATGCTCACTTATCATTCTTCACAGAGCACTCACCTTCCTGAGTAAACAGGAAAAGAGGTGGATAGTGCCGTATTTGGGTTCCTCTCGGTCCCAGAAGTAATGATCTAATTACTTGATCAAATAGTCCCTAGGGCACGGACTAGACAAGCCACTTGTTTTCATGTGATGGCTAATTGCTTTCTGTACTCAGCCTCCTGGCATCTCAGCTATGCGACGTCTTCCAAAGCCGGAGCGATAGACCAGCATCCTGGAGACCAGCCCCACCTGGAAGCCCTCGGTGCTGGATCACACCCTCGCACCTTCCCTGGGTAGTTGTGGTAGGGAATGATGAGAGGGGAAAGTTGGGTGTAATGAAGCTCCAGACTAAAATTTAATTGCAAAGTGTGGGGGAGTGGACTGTGAAGGACTTGCCGTGCTGATAATATGGGGAGAATCCTTGATTTCTATGCAAATGCTTTGCTCACCAAAACGCGGGTAGTGTGCTCTATGGGACGGCGCACATAAACCGAACTCCCTAATGTCAACCAGTGTTGGATGCCGCCGAGGAAGAAAGCTTACTTAGGAGGCTTTTAGGAAAACCAAGGGTTCCAAAGAAATCCAGAggtgttatatttttaaagccttcaGCAGTTTTTTTCCGCAGCGGTGCATATCCAAACAGTTGCACAAGGAATAATTTCAGTTTGAGATGTTTCCATCAAAAAGTCATGACACCCGCGCGTCCTGAAGTTTTGTGTTTATGTTAACAACCATGCCTCCGTGACCACGTGTTTCATGTCTGCAGGCAATATTTTATAGCTGTAGGAAAACGGCTCCCATCTTGGTGTGCCTCCATCTTTGGTCGCGCTTGGTGGTAAAATATGAAGTCTCTCTTGGATGATTGGGAACTGAAAGTGTTGaccatgtggggttttttactgatttttttcagaaatacactCTTGAACACCAGAATACAgtgctcggggtgggggggcttcTCTTCTACAGCACCAGACAAAACTCTGGGTAAGGGAGTCTGTCTTCTCCTGGGCTCCAGGAACCTCTTCTGGTTCAGGCTGGCTCTGCCGAGCTCTTTTCATCAAAGCGCTGCCCATCATGCCAGCCTCTGGTTCTGTAAGAGACCTTAACATGTGCCATTTTATTCAATAGATTCTAGAAGTgtcagatttggaaaaaaaaaaatcacttcttttcagctcttttgCCAAAGGAGGATGGCCACGAAAGGATGTTGCTGTGGGGTCCTGACTCACTCAAGTTAATGTGACTAGTCAAATGACCAAATTGCTCATAAATATAATAGAGATCCACAAATAAGCGTCAATTAAGAATAATAATCCAGCCCTCTGATGTTCCCACATATTACAAATGCAGATCAATTTATATCTCCTAAAATGGCTATTTCTCTTAGAAGTTGTTACAGTTTCTTGCTAATCAAATATAACAATAGGGTATACAATAACCCACTATGGAAAGGGAGGCGTAGGACCGGTCCTCAGCCTTGGTTTTAGAGGTGAGCCTTGAGCCCTAGGAAGACATGAAGAACTGTACGAACCGGACTATGAGAAACTCCTCAGCCAGATAAGTGTTGGAGGCTGCTGTGAGGGGATCTAAAAGTACTGGAGGACAATTGCTTGCCCAGCATCACCCATCAGGTTTAGCTCTGGGAGCAGAAGATGGGGAGAGATTAATCTGTCCAAATATTAGGCACCTAAAGCTGAGCGAGTTGCTCTCTGTTCATTTTACAATCTGCAGGGTCTGTTTGATGCAGTCGTGGGTGTTCCTCCTCACCCTGAAGCAGATGTCTAACACAAGCAAACACCACTGTACAAGTCCTTATTTCTTCCTATCATCTGTCAAAGCCGCCAGTGCAGCAGAATGAGTCTCAGAGTGAGAAACCACACACGATGCACCGAGTCTGGCcagcaaaggaggaggaggagtggaaaGACTGAATGAACCAtgaggtgctgctgggagggtaTCAAGAGCAATGCAAATCCGTCAGCTCACATGGGCTTAGGACAGGAATCCCAGTTTCCCCATGTAAACCCCGGAGAGGCACCGGTGCCGATGCCTGCAATTCTCCAGCGGGACTCCTGGTTTCCAGTGTAAACAGGATGAACTGCTCATGCTGAacgggttgggtttttttttttttctcatttagaaTTTGTGTAAGTGATCTCATTGGGGAATTTGGTCACGTTAATGTAGTCTGATGATCACATTCCACTTCCGTGATTGGAATATCTCAGAGTAATAAAGGTTTTCTGAGCTGAGTGAGGAGCTGAGTGAGATATCATGATCAGCAAAAGGCTTCAGTAGGCTAATATGGAGTCCTGGGCCTAAATCCCACTTAAACAGAAGCCCTTTACACTTCTCTGGCActgaaaaatgcctttaaaatgaGTGCCCCTTTACTTTATCCTGAATGATTTGAAGAGGTCCTCAAGGAGTTGTGTCCCCATTGGCATTGCCAAGCATGAATGTTCATAGTAGCGAGTGGGGAGGAATGGGTTGGGTATATTTAATGGTTAAAAAGGTATTAGAGATACCTCAACAGTTTGtggaagtgctgatggcctaCTGTAGGATTAGCTGTTTCTTACCATGAGAATTAGGACATGATATTTCTCATAGTAAATCAGATCAATTGTCTGTCTTCCCTAATAATACCTATACATTCttactgcactgaaaaaaacctaagGTATCATTCAGACATTTATGGAAATAAGGAGATGAATACATACAAGCATATTAAATCTTTCTTGAAAAGCAATTAAACCggtacctgattttttttaatgactctgTCTTTCCCATTGGGAACCATATGACTTGGGTATCAGGTGGAAGCAGAATTTGCTCAGGATCACatgtttttccaggaaaaaattaGAATGTAAACAAATATGTAAAGCATGTATAGGTGGAGCCTGTTCAGGTAGTTAGTGGTCAGGTGTCCATACCCCTGGGCTCCCTTGTTTCCGGAGATGACGCCATGCAAGCCATATAAAAAGGTTTGCATTTTGATGCTCACACCAGTTCATTTGACTTCTCCCTCACTCACCTGCATTGGTGAACTGGTAAGTCTTTCTTGGATTTATCAGGGAATAATGCGATGGCTGTGCTTCTTGGTTGTTCTGGTCAAGAGATTATGTTGCTGGTCACAGGAGAGCTTTGCTTCAGCTGTTTCTGTTCCAGGATTTGTCCTGGAATGAGGGAGAGGATGTTCGACCCTTATTTAGAGTTTGCTTTTCCTCAAGTAGCTTGCAAATGTCCTGTCACCTCTTCAGAAACTGTGACGGTCTCTCATCCTCCTTCGTATTCtatcttcattaatttttcataccTCATTAAGtctggaaattaaataaattagtGGATGCTGCAGAGTAAACCTTGGGACTTCAAAAGAGGTGGGTGGGAAGAAGCATTATCTGGAAGAAGGAAGCTGCAGAATGCCTGAGGGCAAAGCTGCAGGAGACATCTGGGAGAAGCCAAGACGAGGAAATGAATTGGAAATAGGAGCTGCAACCTCTGGGCCAACCCTTCTTTTATGAAAGGACGAGCCCATTAATTTTGATACAACTCCAACGAGGTACCATGATGTACAGCTGGAGGATTTGGGATAGTGTCTGAATTTGTGGTCTTTGGGCTTTATCCTTGGGCATTGGCAGCTCAACGTCTACACAAAGGGGGATGTGCTCTGTGCTGTGCGTGAGGAACTGAAGAAGTGATGAGCAAAAGATGGGCCCTGGAACGTTTGCCgatttaattaagaaaataaggaatttaACTATTTTCATGTTACGGCTTCTACAAATTTTAACTGTGGGCAATTCTATAAAATCCAGGGTTTATGGCTCTAGTCTTCCCAACAGTGATGCCTATAGGTTcccagaaaaaggaaggaacaaTCTGGCAGTGCTAGTTGCATGTGTCTGAATCCAGAAATCATTCACACATGCAATTTTTTCTAACAGTCCTTTTCTCAGTCCAACAGCTAACTGCTATATTCATTTCAAGAGCTCAGGTTGTGAATTGCGGCTCAAGAAGAAAGGATGAGTGTCCtgattttgtctttctcttttttttccctttgtctttAGCTTCACCAGCACCTCAGAAGGATGTCTTACTACGAGCAGTGCaaacagccctgcctgccccctcccATTTGCGTGCAGAAATGCAACAAGTGCGTGGAGCCCTGCAAGACAGTGTGCGTTGAGCCCTGCGGCAGCGTCTGCGTGAAGCCATGCTCCACGCCATGCGTGGAGGTCTGCCAAACGCCCTGTGCCACCCAGTGCGTGGAGCCTTGTGCCACCCAGTGCACCACGTCCTGCAGCACCCAGTGCGTGGATCCCTGCAGCGTCCAGTGCGTGGAGCCCTGCAGCGTCCAGTGCGTggagccctgcagcacccagtgcGTGGAGGTCTGCCCCCCTAAGTGCGTGGAGGTCTGCGTAAAGCCATGTGCCACTCAGTGCCCAACCCAGTGCCCCACCCCGTGCGTGGAGCCCTGCGTCACCCAGTGCTGCACCAAGTGCGTGGAGCCTTGCCCACCCCAGTGCGTGGAGGTGTGTGCCACCAAGTGCGTCGATTCTTGCGAGACGGTGTGCCTGGAGCCGTGCAGCACCGTCTGCTCTCACCCGTGCTGATCGCCTTAACGCATGAGCCTTGCATGCAGCCCTGGTGCTCCGGTGCGTTGCAATATCCATAGGCTCATGAGCATCCATGGAATGAAAAACAGGTTACAGACCCACCTGCGATGTACCGAGACCTCTCCCGACCTCGTTACCCCATGCTTTTGTCttggaagatatttttctgactGTTTCCAGCCTGTATCTTTGCTTCCTGTGATACTTATGCTACTGCTATCTCAGCACCTTTCTCTTGGTAACTGCAGCTGGCCAATATTATACTGCTGAGCATCTTGGGAAGTTATTTAGCAATGGCTGTGTTGTGAGCAGTTGATGTTGGAAGATGTCTGCTCTTCTATTCTTCAATTCTCTTTTAATGTATGTCCTCTTGTCTTCTAATGTCTATGTGCAGCAATAAAAATTGACCATCAATGGCATAATGTgtcttctgtctttctttcatCTCCCCGTTTCCGTGTCTTTGGAGCCAAGAACATCTTCCTTTAGTTTTCCTTCTAAAAGCTGTTATGGTTGTGGAGGATTTGCGCCCACAATGCAGAGCTGTAAACAGAGAGAGCAATGTCTTCCAGTACCATAAACAAAATATCATCCAGTCAGTACTTTTCTGACCGATATAAAAATAATTGGCTTGGTCCTACTTGAAAATAATGatagaaatttaattttcaccTTTATTAATAATAGAGTTTTGATCTTTATATCTCTGGATTTTGGAGGCAAATCTTAGAAACTGTTAAAAGGTAAATTTAAGCGAAAGAAATCCCCAGatctgaaaaagaaggaattgaAACATTCTTGCTgggattttaattatttcttaaaaacattctGATGGAGacaaaaaaggtatttttgatAAATTCTTCCCATGATCCTCACTGACTAAATATAGAACGCACGGGATTTGGCTTCAGGAGATGAATCTTTCTGTGGTTCAGGAACAGGTCCGAGCCCTGCAAGACTGCAGTTTTGTTCCCAGGTTTGCTGCAGATACTTTGTGTGGCTTTGGGCAGGTCTCACTCCTGTCATCTATCCGTTCCCCATCTGCAGTGAGGAGAAGTCACATCCCTGACTGATAGAGTGGTTGCCATTTCAGCTTCATTAACGTCTGGCAGGTACAATACTACTTTAATTCACTTATAAATGCATCTTCCTTATTTGGAATCATGATTTTGAAATGGAAGGAGGCCCATTGTCTGGAGGGATGTTATACGCTGAGTTTCAGAGATAATGCTCCCATTGTCTTCCGTTCTGTGCATGTGACTTGCTTACCTCTGTCTCCGTGATGGCCACACAATTTCCATGTCTGGGATGTAGAGAATTGCTCTCCACCTACGATATCATTACGGCAAGGGTGGAGAACACCTAATCTATAAAAGAAAGGAGTTATATTTAGGTGTGTGTAAGCACTGTTACCAAATCAGCTTTTAATGAAACCTTATGTGCAGCTGTAGAGAGTTTGACGGTGgattcctttttgtgttttttctgtcaACACCAAATGGTGACACCATCAAACAGGAATAATGATAGGCAAACATGTCTCAGTAAGGCAAACAAATCCTACACCTGGACACACCTTTCCGTTCAGGTAGACAAAGCAGGGGTAGGTGGGCCAGGTATTCAACAGCATGAAAACAGAGGAGGAGACAAGGAACATGCACCTCTAATTCCTGCTGTTGAACGCAGACCTCTGGGGATTCAGCAGTGGACTCTGCCTCGCTAAtaactgcctgctgctgccacatGCGTGGTGTCAGCGCCCACTTTCAGGCATGGAAAAAGTCTTAGTCAGGCAGGCATTTGCAGCTACTAATGACATCCATCCCATAGGTTAGTCACCTATGACTGATTTCCAAGCGTCTTCATCCAGCTCTATCAGCTGTgttagtaatttaaaatttttttcttccctccctctctgctgcGAGCGCTGCACCAGGTGCAGTAACCAGAGACGGGAGCACACAGCTCTGAAAACCCCAGAGGAAGTGGCAGAAGAGACCTGTTGGGTTGTGCTCATCGCGCTTCCTATGCCTGTAGGAAAAACGCGTTACAAAAGCCCTGACACACTGCTCTCCTATGAGCCTGTGGTTACTTCCGAGCGTTGCTGAGATTCTTCTGTATATTTACAACAAATTAGTGACCTTTGGTCTACGTCAACCTTGGGGTCAGCAAGACCCCTGGTAAAGCAGGCATGAGCAAGGGATGTTAAGATACGGGATGATGTTTTTTCCATTAGCACCCTCTGCTCTCCTACACCCAGTGGAAGCCACGTCCATCATCTCTCCGTGTATCTCACATCTGTAATGGAGACTGGACTGTAATTCATAGGGCTGAATATGACCCCACAGGGCATAGGATTGAGGAATACTCAAGGGAGGCTTGAACTACCTTTTCCATTAGAGCTAAAGACAACGCTTCAGTTGAAACATTTCCTCTGTTCCTTTCTTGGAAAGATTTCAAGGGGTCTGGCGTTTTTCTGAAACACAGATCCATCCCCAGAAAGAAGGAATTCTGCCACAACTTCAGCAAGCCAAACCCAGTGTTtgtaaaaaagaagttttagtTGCTTCAGGGAAAAGCTATgtgaaagcacaagaaaaaaaataaggagaaagCTTTCTAATTTCATGGCaatacaaaacatttcattccgcttttggggaaggaaaatcAAGAAGGACAGaagcaaaccccaaaaccacagaCTGCCGAACACAGACCTGCTGCCCTTCTGAGGATCTGGGATGCACaggcctcccccaccccactcagATTTATGCCGGGGGAAGATCTGTCCTGGTAATCACAGATAAACCTATCAGGAAACACCTAAACTTTGTGCAAACATGTTCTGCTAACTCCAGAACGGATTTGAGCTGTCTCTCAAATCTGAATTCAGTTGTGGGATCTTTGCCCAGGGTCGGGACAAGATGAATTATTAATAAATCAGGCAGTTATTACCAGATTGGGTGTGCcttgcattaaaaacaaatcccCCGCACCTGAAAGAGGAGGTATCTCTCACAGACCTTGACTGAAGTCCAGGTGTCAGTGGAGCAGGTTCTGGTTGTGAAAGATTCTGGTCATCAAGTTAATCTGTTGTCATCAGTTCCCGGGGCTGACTTCTGAAAGCGTATAAAAGGCTCCCGTTTGGGAAGCTCATTAACCTGAGTGgcttcttcttcccttcctccaacAGCAGGAGACACCAGGTGAGTCCTTCTGTGAGCATTTACTTATATAGGCAGGGGTTTCTGGTGCCCTGTTCTGGGGAGATAGGgtggtttttgtgttgtttctcTAATAACGGTTTCAGCTTGTCTCCCTTGCAATTTTACCTCCCTACAGACAAAAGCCCTATTGTGTTATTTTGAGCCTTTCTGAGGCTCCAGACAGTGGCTTGCCGACTATTTGACCCAGCAAACCCTTGTCAACCCTCATATTTTTTTCACCAACAGATAAGAATCCTTGTGGATAACCATCAGGTATTGAGTATTGGCTACTAAAAGATGACATCCACCAGCAGCTTGTTTTGTATCATCTGTTGAGCAGCCATGGGCTGATCGCTGCAGCCCCCTGGATCTCCAGGGCTCTGAGTTTCACTGTTTTTTgtataaaaatgtattgttaCTGAGCAGGAGGACAGTTCACCTGCATTTAATGGCCAGAGATGTGGCTCCTGCTCCGAGGCTGTCAATGAACTAAACTGAGATGTGGCTGTTGCCAGAAGGGATTGTTATCAAATGACTTTCCTctttcaaaaccattttcaaTACTGAAATGTCGCTAGTTTTCTGCTCCTCTTTGACTAGTTATAAATATTGCTCTGAGGTTCTCCTTGAGCTAAGCAGGCTTTCTTTAAAACTTATATTGTTTCTTAGCTTGTCAAAGTTGAGATATTTGGCAAATAGCaagcagagggaaagaaggaaaacctcTTCCCCCtatttcccttccctccacctCCGTAGCTATGCGTAGCATCACAGCTCTGTTAGGATGGTTATTGCCTTCTATATTCATTTATGCTTATATACAGCTATGCCCTGAGGTCTCAGCAGAGTGGCTGATCTCCATAAAGCTAACTGTGATGGGAGCCCAGAAGAGCAATGTGGGGCTGCCACAGCAAAGTGGAGTCGCCAACGCAGATTTGGCCTGAACAGCATCCTCCTCAGGGATTTCCAAGggggctttttttggtgtttttgctGGTAGGATTAAGTTGTAAAGTCTCTTCACTGTTGGTTTGACGTTAAAGCTGAAGAACTGACTGAAGCTGTAATATCCAGAAGGAATAACTGAAATGGCACCTTGGTTTTCTTCCAGGCTTAGCAAAGATGTCTTCCCaccagcagaaacagcagccgCAAATACCTTCAAAATGCCAGGAAAAGTGTCCTCCAAAGTGTGTGGACCAATGCGAGCACCCCAAAGGGCAAGTCAAGTGCCCTGTGAAGTgcatcccacagcagcagcagcagcagcagccttgccCAAAGCAGAAGTAGCACTAACGGCCGCGGCCGTGAAGCGGTGTGGAAGATGCAAATGCTTATTTCCAAGTCCTCCTTCTGTCTGCTGGCTCTACCAGAATAGCTAGAAATTTGCAGCATGCCTCCTTTGTTTACAAGCAGAAATTACTTTACAAAAAGATGCAATTCATTAACTTGGGTTTATTCATCCTCTactataaggaaaaaaatattgtggggCCATTTTCTTCTCGTATTTAATCTGGGACATGCTATAATAAAACTATAAGTAACCTCATTACTTGcttcctgatatttttttttccactttaccAGTGTCATTTGTTCTCTTTTGGCTTTCTTTTAT includes the following:
- the LOC104042863 gene encoding proline-rich protein 9 encodes the protein MSYYEQCKQPCLPPPICVQKCNKCVEPCKTVCVEPCGSVCVKPCSTPCVEVCQTPCATQCVEPCATQCTTSCSTQCVDPCSVQCVEPCSVQCVEPCSTQCVEVCPPKCVEVCVKPCATQCPTQCPTPCVEPCVTQCCTKCVEPCPPQCVEVCATKCVDSCETVCLEPCSTVCSHPC